The following proteins are co-located in the Pedobacter frigiditerrae genome:
- a CDS encoding sialidase family protein codes for MTRLNVLVLSFFFFINHSFKSRINEKETLLHKTTVWEEKEDSIFAYFVYGLHVTSKSSILAFAEARITTGADDSAHHIVMKRSTDKGVSFSKSQVVVESKGGQSWANPTVVQNRKTKEIFLFYALNYENKHTEVFYKVSKDDGLNWSEAKSITSLFENNLNGWTFHLPGPGHGIQLKNGRLVIPIWHRKSITFPAAQRNYGVNCIYSDDHGKSWKVGGDTPIGELNESQLVSQQNGDLLLIGRTLNPKAGAYQAKVWSKDGGVTWSRVLQYDTALTGKVCDIGLTNYSPTTYLISQPVDPTQRKDLSIRMSKDEGKTWPIARLLEAGGATYSDLAVLPDKSIICLYGHGGRKHMPQKVSLARFNMEWLLEKRNND; via the coding sequence ATGACAAGGCTTAATGTTTTGGTCCTGTCATTCTTTTTTTTCATTAACCATTCTTTCAAAAGCAGGATTAATGAAAAGGAAACGTTATTGCATAAAACAACGGTATGGGAAGAAAAGGAGGATAGCATTTTTGCTTATTTTGTATATGGTTTACATGTGACTAGCAAGAGTAGCATCCTTGCGTTTGCAGAAGCAAGAATAACAACTGGTGCTGATGATAGCGCACATCATATTGTCATGAAAAGAAGTACAGACAAAGGTGTCAGTTTTTCAAAGTCGCAGGTTGTGGTAGAAAGTAAGGGTGGACAATCATGGGCAAACCCAACAGTTGTGCAAAATCGAAAGACAAAAGAGATCTTTCTTTTTTATGCCTTAAATTACGAAAATAAACATACTGAGGTTTTCTATAAAGTGAGTAAAGATGATGGTTTGAATTGGTCGGAGGCTAAATCAATTACATCCTTGTTTGAAAATAATTTAAATGGATGGACCTTCCATTTACCGGGTCCAGGTCATGGTATTCAGCTAAAGAATGGTAGATTGGTTATCCCAATTTGGCACCGAAAATCGATAACATTTCCAGCAGCACAAAGGAATTATGGAGTTAATTGTATTTATAGTGATGATCATGGCAAAAGCTGGAAAGTTGGTGGCGATACTCCAATTGGAGAGTTGAACGAGTCGCAATTGGTGTCCCAGCAAAACGGAGACTTGTTGTTAATTGGCAGAACTTTAAATCCCAAGGCAGGAGCTTACCAAGCTAAAGTTTGGAGTAAAGATGGAGGGGTAACTTGGTCTAGGGTTTTACAATATGATACGGCATTAACTGGTAAGGTTTGTGATATAGGTCTAACCAATTATTCACCAACAACTTACCTTATTTCTCAACCAGTTGACCCAACTCAAAGGAAAGACCTCAGCATTAGAATGAGTAAAGATGAAGGTAAAACTTGGCCGATAGCTCGTTTGCTAGAAGCTGGCGGAGCAACTTATTCGGACTTAGCAGTGCTTCCAGATAAAAGTATCATCTGCCTTTATGGGCACGGCGGAAGAAAACACATGCCCCAAAAAGTTTCATTGGCCAGATTTAACATGGAATGGCTATTGGAAAAACGAAATAACGATTAA
- a CDS encoding SDR family oxidoreductase, giving the protein MLHDKIVVLTGGADGIGWECAKAYARAGANVCILDKNPIPVSRLNELQAKQKIAITCNLINEAEVAAAMTTIIEKFGRIDAIHNNAGIAHPSKTLDQTSDQEWDLLMNINVKSILYTTRHTLAHLKESQGCILNTSSLTATIGQDNHAAYVATKGAINALTKAMALDYAPYKIRVNAVSPAAINTPTLQSWSKEQPDQEQMQHYLDNLQPLGNMPAGDVIADACTFLLSDAARFITGTILPVSGGAELGYRTII; this is encoded by the coding sequence ATGCTTCATGACAAAATCGTTGTTTTAACTGGCGGTGCCGATGGCATAGGCTGGGAATGTGCAAAGGCCTATGCAAGAGCAGGCGCTAATGTTTGCATTTTAGATAAGAACCCAATACCAGTATCACGACTTAACGAACTTCAGGCCAAGCAAAAAATAGCAATAACCTGCAATTTGATCAATGAGGCTGAGGTGGCCGCAGCCATGACAACCATAATTGAAAAATTTGGCCGAATAGATGCCATACATAACAATGCTGGTATTGCTCATCCTTCTAAAACGCTAGATCAGACCAGTGATCAGGAATGGGACCTGTTAATGAACATTAACGTGAAGAGCATCCTTTACACTACACGCCATACCTTGGCACATTTAAAAGAAAGCCAAGGATGCATTTTAAATACCAGCTCATTAACAGCAACCATTGGCCAAGATAACCATGCTGCATATGTAGCCACAAAGGGTGCCATTAACGCCTTAACAAAAGCCATGGCCCTAGATTATGCGCCCTACAAAATACGTGTAAATGCTGTTTCGCCAGCCGCTATAAATACACCAACCCTTCAATCATGGAGTAAAGAGCAGCCTGATCAAGAACAAATGCAACATTACCTAGACAACTTACAGCCTTTAGGTAACATGCCAGCTGGCGATGTAATTGCAGATGCTTGTACATTTTTATTAAGCGATGCCGCTAGGTTCATAACCGGAACCATTTTACCAGTAAGCGGAGGTGCAGAACTGGGCTACAGAACCATTATTTAA
- a CDS encoding FG-GAP-like repeat-containing protein, whose protein sequence is MFAFHQAYAQLKQVYKDSNEDNEVRKFCFYSKTEGYIAFRDWIGYTIDGGATFQKKRITLTNVNFNGFSVNLTFGFAISGVKAFDKNNLIIYGDYGLVPVILTSADGGETYKIVYHQQSSDTKFSYMIDMVFPDNGNIGYAIDEDRILKTTNKGQTWVSIYLSTGSYYKQIEASGTFVAAVGAREVIRSTNSGVSFTKLKLPTGFNGIIKSATHLSSAKVWLNLEDYGGYLYSSADGGNTWDLKNNAEYDPLYFTKIKFFDDNLGYAIGPDYIIYKTSNGGKNWEQLPRDNNFSYLSYTHYDAQFWDKDNFWVGGGYGFIESTTNGGGVPILRPVFGIDLSTLSTTNTVKLLNFSKSDYSFKWLLNDVVIATSYDVNFQRDNFNLKNKITLVVTSGIQTASLTKEILLQQGVQIMDFSPKDAGLNSIVTITGINFTGASKVTFGGTNASSFTVVSPTTIMAKVGAGKSGEVYVAGPSGFSVMAGFNYLPPPTITSFAPTSATKGRTVTINGSNFINVTAVTFGGVPVMSYSVVSPTRIDAVVGVGESGSVAVTSLGGTIALLGFNMLPTIESFTPTSGTNGEIVVIKGAGFLGATAVSIGNTAVKSFTVINTTMISAVVGASSSGSVIVTTKNGTHSLPGFTFYNPPKINDFSPRFSTSGGSITITGSNFSNDINGNIVLFGDIKGKVINATATALTVEVPAISTFKPLSVTTNSLTADGKTPFVKTLSSENSISSESFADKIYLPIIGKPSDFKLYDFDGDGFLDIVLLIKGSINTNEVAFYRNKGIAGEAKFDEKTSLFFQSSEIIFSAKDMDGDGKPDMVICDRYVYPGVFIYQNTSSPGKISFLASPNVLSSVNNPYFGFRDIDGDGKPDFVTGGLIRKNTSSPGNISFANYDEIFGPIVEIADFDDDGKLDMITYDSSSTLNKLDVYKNESTLDKISFTKVLEIPTSRPSEFVAADIDGDRKIDLVTISNNLNELNVYKNTGNNSFAFATPLKYPVGSRPTSLSIHDLDGDGLIDVLFYSEVDKSASVLKNISSTGSPKLAQKVMFATLSNVKTISAGDIDQDGKPDIVFQSEGNAKISYLKNKVNKSPFLVSFTPSIAKKGDVVVITGTNFTGVSTVNLGGLPVAKFIIDSPTQITATVGDGASGSVTIANSFGSSTLPGFSYGLPPIISSFFPVKANAGTSIVISGKNFSENISENKVLFGLAYGTVTAATSTTLTVTVPSKATYAPISVTSNGLIGSSINSFVLTFAGDQSGFTEKSFAPAIRPHSTYKKGTVADLDGDGQMDFIYSLNNFNDKSLHIYRAGKKNGQTIYDAPLVIPMINQAETSLVTDIDGDGKMDLVVYSYYQFHVFKNTSVPGKISLTQLDFAVDGENDHSLSDIKVGDVDNDGKTDVVISYYSNKKISIFRNESSAGTIKFGQQVDLLAQGWVPKLILQDFNGDGKIDLAYTSNSSHQAVILKNTSQGGQISFDAPLIFQIATAGSDLVAGDIDGDGKAELLVASNSILAFRNTSTLSTISFAPAIEVLKETEAISVVNLADLDGDGKPDIFRAIGAVAVLKNTSQPGNISFAEGVKYAQPHTPILGITADIDEDGKPDIITFSEFSSSAVLSSKQITKPVLSYMSSTSGAQGKIITLTGFNFNSVTGVSFGGVQASSFKIESSTVITAVVGLGDSGPVTLTSDEGSFDYLQFKFTPPPIITSFSPMVAEIGETVTIKGKYFTETFKVWFSVSFPFTLVDDNTITVKLPASEFLRSGEITVQTTYGTASLPGFVLAKAPGISVDKNSPYYLGTVLKLTANTESSFIHEWRKNGVIIPGATSNVLTVSEAGSYTVAIKHKEKWLVSQPFLFNVLNTLPQTNFKIKATNETCRSSNNGSIEINATANMNYTAIVSGPSFNKTLNFTSNLQVGSLQAANYTICITAAGYPDFKQCFEVVVTEPKDITLFSSIVNADQTVTLNLDGASTYHIELNGKNYTTSNNDITLPLRTGSNSLMITSDLACQGVIKKSITLASGIMPYPNPFEQILKVQIGSEFHQRVVKVYVYDLNGRQVYSKAHTIENMEISLDLSTLTSGIYMLKIESENLVRQSKIIKK, encoded by the coding sequence ATGTTTGCCTTCCATCAAGCCTATGCGCAATTAAAACAGGTTTATAAGGATAGCAATGAAGATAATGAGGTTCGGAAATTCTGTTTTTACTCAAAAACTGAAGGGTATATTGCATTTAGAGATTGGATTGGCTATACCATAGATGGCGGAGCTACCTTTCAAAAGAAGCGTATCACACTTACCAATGTAAATTTTAATGGCTTTTCCGTAAACCTGACTTTTGGCTTTGCTATTTCAGGAGTGAAAGCCTTCGACAAGAATAATTTGATCATATACGGAGATTACGGACTTGTACCGGTAATCCTCACTTCAGCCGATGGGGGTGAGACCTACAAAATCGTTTATCACCAACAAAGTAGCGACACTAAATTTTCTTATATGATAGATATGGTGTTTCCCGACAATGGTAACATTGGCTATGCCATTGATGAGGATCGCATACTTAAAACGACCAACAAGGGCCAAACATGGGTAAGTATCTATCTTTCCACAGGATCATACTACAAGCAAATTGAGGCTTCAGGTACTTTTGTGGCAGCTGTTGGTGCTAGAGAAGTCATTCGATCTACCAATAGCGGCGTTTCATTTACCAAACTTAAGCTCCCAACTGGTTTTAATGGAATAATAAAAAGTGCAACTCATTTAAGCTCGGCAAAAGTTTGGTTAAATCTTGAAGATTACGGTGGTTACCTATATTCCAGTGCTGATGGAGGAAATACTTGGGACTTAAAAAACAATGCGGAATACGATCCCTTGTATTTTACTAAAATAAAATTTTTTGACGACAACCTAGGCTATGCCATTGGCCCTGACTATATCATATATAAAACTTCAAATGGGGGCAAAAACTGGGAACAATTACCTCGGGATAATAACTTTAGTTATCTGAGTTACACTCATTATGATGCTCAGTTTTGGGATAAGGACAATTTTTGGGTTGGTGGTGGTTATGGTTTTATAGAATCAACAACAAATGGCGGGGGTGTGCCCATTCTCCGACCAGTGTTTGGGATAGATCTCAGTACATTATCAACAACAAATACCGTAAAGTTGTTGAATTTTTCAAAGTCAGATTACAGTTTCAAATGGTTGCTAAATGATGTGGTCATTGCAACTTCCTACGATGTAAATTTTCAAAGGGATAATTTTAACCTAAAAAACAAAATTACCTTGGTGGTTACAAGCGGTATACAGACTGCTTCGTTAACGAAGGAGATCTTGCTTCAGCAGGGTGTTCAAATTATGGATTTTTCTCCGAAAGATGCTGGATTAAATTCAATAGTTACAATAACAGGAATAAACTTTACAGGAGCTTCCAAGGTAACCTTTGGAGGAACAAATGCTTCGTCGTTTACTGTTGTTTCTCCCACTACTATTATGGCAAAAGTGGGTGCCGGAAAATCTGGAGAAGTTTATGTGGCAGGTCCAAGCGGCTTTTCAGTGATGGCAGGCTTTAACTATCTTCCCCCTCCAACCATTACATCTTTTGCACCTACAAGTGCGACTAAAGGGAGAACTGTTACCATTAATGGTAGCAATTTCATTAATGTTACAGCAGTAACATTTGGAGGGGTGCCAGTAATGTCATACTCTGTAGTTTCTCCCACAAGGATTGATGCGGTAGTTGGCGTTGGCGAATCCGGAAGCGTGGCCGTAACATCCTTGGGAGGTACTATTGCATTGCTAGGATTCAATATGCTGCCCACCATTGAATCATTTACCCCAACAAGTGGTACAAATGGAGAGATCGTAGTTATTAAAGGGGCTGGATTTTTAGGGGCTACGGCAGTTAGTATTGGCAATACAGCGGTTAAGTCCTTTACTGTGATAAATACAACCATGATTTCGGCGGTTGTGGGAGCTTCGAGTAGTGGTTCTGTAATCGTTACAACCAAAAATGGCACACATTCCTTGCCTGGCTTTACCTTTTACAACCCTCCAAAAATCAATGACTTCAGTCCGCGTTTCAGTACAAGCGGAGGTAGCATAACTATTACCGGGTCGAACTTTAGTAATGACATTAATGGGAATATTGTGTTGTTCGGTGACATTAAAGGAAAGGTGATTAACGCTACTGCTACGGCTTTAACAGTGGAGGTTCCTGCAATTTCTACCTTCAAACCCCTTTCTGTAACTACAAATTCGCTCACGGCAGATGGAAAAACACCATTCGTAAAGACTTTAAGTAGCGAAAATAGCATTAGCAGCGAATCCTTTGCCGATAAAATTTATCTTCCCATAATAGGAAAACCAAGTGATTTTAAACTCTATGATTTTGATGGAGATGGTTTTTTAGATATCGTTTTGCTTATCAAAGGAAGTATTAACACCAACGAAGTGGCATTCTACCGCAACAAAGGAATTGCTGGCGAGGCTAAGTTCGATGAAAAGACTAGTTTATTTTTTCAATCGTCGGAAATTATTTTTAGCGCAAAAGACATGGATGGCGATGGAAAGCCAGATATGGTAATCTGCGATCGATACGTGTACCCAGGGGTTTTCATCTATCAGAATACTTCAAGTCCTGGAAAGATCTCCTTTTTGGCTTCGCCAAACGTTCTTTCTAGCGTCAACAACCCGTATTTTGGGTTCAGGGACATTGATGGAGATGGGAAACCTGATTTCGTTACAGGTGGATTAATCAGAAAAAATACATCTAGCCCTGGCAACATTAGCTTTGCAAATTACGATGAGATTTTTGGGCCAATTGTAGAAATTGCGGATTTTGATGATGACGGTAAGCTAGATATGATCACCTATGACAGTAGCTCCACGCTAAATAAACTCGATGTTTATAAAAACGAAAGTACCTTAGACAAAATTTCTTTTACAAAAGTGCTAGAGATTCCAACGAGCAGGCCATCAGAATTTGTGGCGGCAGACATTGATGGAGACCGCAAAATTGATTTAGTCACGATAAGCAATAATCTTAACGAATTAAATGTTTATAAAAACACAGGTAATAACTCTTTTGCGTTCGCTACACCATTGAAATATCCGGTAGGAAGCCGTCCAACAAGTCTGTCTATTCACGATCTGGATGGTGATGGATTGATAGACGTACTATTTTATAGTGAGGTAGACAAATCTGCATCTGTTTTAAAAAATATCAGTTCAACTGGAAGCCCTAAGTTAGCGCAGAAAGTGATGTTTGCAACACTCAGCAATGTAAAAACAATTAGTGCAGGCGATATTGATCAAGATGGCAAACCAGACATTGTTTTCCAGAGCGAAGGAAACGCTAAGATTTCCTATCTAAAAAACAAAGTCAATAAGTCTCCATTTTTAGTTTCTTTTACTCCTTCAATTGCTAAAAAAGGTGATGTCGTAGTTATTACAGGTACAAACTTTACTGGAGTGAGTACTGTTAACCTAGGCGGATTGCCAGTTGCCAAATTTATAATCGACTCTCCAACGCAGATAACCGCCACGGTTGGCGACGGTGCAAGTGGATCAGTCACTATAGCCAATTCTTTTGGCTCATCAACCTTACCTGGCTTTTCATACGGTCTACCTCCAATCATCAGTTCGTTTTTCCCAGTGAAGGCTAATGCAGGAACGTCCATCGTTATATCAGGTAAAAATTTTAGCGAAAACATCTCAGAAAATAAAGTATTGTTCGGTTTAGCATATGGAACGGTCACTGCTGCCACTTCTACTACGCTTACTGTCACCGTACCATCTAAAGCGACCTATGCACCGATATCGGTGACTTCCAATGGTTTGATTGGATCTAGTATCAATTCTTTTGTACTTACCTTCGCAGGTGACCAAAGTGGTTTTACTGAAAAATCTTTTGCACCTGCAATTCGTCCTCATTCCACTTATAAAAAGGGGACAGTGGCAGATCTGGATGGTGATGGTCAAATGGATTTCATCTACAGCCTGAATAATTTCAACGATAAGTCTTTACATATCTATCGTGCTGGTAAAAAAAATGGACAAACCATCTACGATGCGCCATTAGTCATCCCAATGATCAATCAGGCCGAAACCAGTCTTGTTACCGATATAGATGGAGATGGAAAAATGGATTTAGTGGTTTATAGCTATTATCAGTTTCATGTATTTAAAAACACTTCCGTTCCCGGTAAAATCTCACTCACTCAATTGGATTTTGCTGTAGATGGAGAGAATGATCATTCATTGTCAGATATCAAAGTAGGTGATGTAGATAATGATGGTAAAACAGATGTTGTAATATCATACTACAGCAATAAAAAAATCTCTATTTTCAGAAATGAAAGTAGCGCAGGAACCATTAAGTTTGGACAGCAAGTAGATTTGTTAGCACAAGGTTGGGTTCCAAAACTGATTTTGCAAGACTTTAATGGTGATGGAAAGATAGATTTGGCTTATACAAGCAATTCTTCACACCAAGCTGTAATCCTTAAAAACACAAGTCAAGGTGGGCAAATTTCATTCGATGCTCCATTAATCTTTCAAATTGCAACTGCAGGATCAGATTTGGTTGCAGGAGATATTGATGGTGATGGCAAAGCTGAATTGTTAGTAGCTAGCAACAGTATTTTGGCCTTTCGAAATACCAGTACCTTAAGTACGATTAGCTTTGCTCCGGCTATAGAGGTACTTAAAGAGACAGAAGCCATTTCTGTTGTTAATCTAGCTGATTTAGATGGAGATGGAAAACCTGATATATTTAGGGCAATCGGTGCGGTTGCAGTTTTGAAAAATACTAGTCAGCCTGGAAATATCTCTTTTGCCGAGGGTGTAAAGTATGCACAGCCGCATACTCCAATATTAGGTATAACGGCAGATATTGATGAAGATGGAAAACCTGACATCATAACATTTTCAGAATTCAGTTCTTCTGCAGTACTTTCTAGTAAACAGATTACTAAACCTGTTTTGAGCTATATGTCTTCAACATCAGGTGCACAAGGAAAAATTATAACGTTAACCGGTTTCAACTTCAATTCGGTTACAGGAGTGAGTTTTGGTGGTGTGCAAGCGTCGTCATTTAAGATTGAATCCTCTACTGTGATTACAGCAGTGGTTGGCCTAGGAGATAGTGGTCCTGTTACTTTGACCAGTGATGAAGGTTCGTTTGATTATCTTCAATTTAAATTTACACCTCCGCCGATAATAACGTCTTTCAGTCCGATGGTTGCCGAAATCGGTGAAACAGTTACAATTAAAGGCAAATATTTTACAGAAACATTCAAGGTTTGGTTCTCAGTTTCCTTCCCTTTCACCTTGGTGGATGACAATACTATTACCGTGAAGCTTCCTGCATCAGAGTTTCTACGATCTGGAGAGATTACAGTGCAGACGACTTATGGAACTGCAAGTTTGCCAGGCTTTGTTTTAGCAAAGGCACCAGGTATTTCAGTTGATAAAAATTCGCCTTACTATCTTGGTACCGTATTAAAGCTTACTGCAAATACCGAGTCTTCTTTCATTCATGAATGGCGAAAAAATGGGGTCATTATCCCAGGAGCAACATCAAACGTACTTACCGTTAGCGAGGCTGGATCATATACTGTAGCAATTAAGCACAAAGAAAAATGGTTGGTTTCGCAACCATTTTTGTTCAACGTTTTGAATACACTACCTCAAACCAATTTTAAAATAAAGGCAACGAATGAAACTTGTAGGTCATCGAATAACGGATCCATTGAAATTAACGCTACAGCCAATATGAACTATACGGCTATAGTGTCAGGACCTAGTTTCAACAAGACGTTAAATTTTACTTCAAATTTACAAGTAGGATCACTACAGGCTGCAAATTATACGATTTGCATTACAGCGGCGGGTTACCCAGATTTTAAGCAGTGTTTTGAAGTAGTAGTTACAGAGCCAAAAGACATTACATTGTTTTCATCAATTGTAAATGCCGATCAAACAGTGACCTTAAATTTGGATGGAGCAAGTACGTATCATATTGAACTCAATGGAAAAAACTATACAACGAGCAATAATGATATTACGCTGCCACTTCGCACTGGGAGTAATAGTTTGATGATAACCTCAGATCTTGCTTGTCAGGGTGTAATCAAAAAAAGCATAACATTGGCGTCTGGTATAATGCCTTACCCAAATCCATTTGAACAAATTTTGAAGGTACAGATTGGATCCGAGTTTCACCAGAGAGTTGTAAAAGTATATGTTTACGACTTAAATGGGAGACAAGTTTACTCAAAAGCCCATACTATAGAGAATATGGAGATTTCGTTAGATTTATCGACTTTAACATCAGGGATATATATGCTAAAAATTGAGTCGGAAAATTTGGTCAGACAATCTAAAATCATCAAAAAATGA
- a CDS encoding AraC family transcriptional regulator — MMKPVFAKILDGKINDTYGLKVIDVPFFSTDFHFHEECQLTYTIESEGRVMVGDSIANFNHDELIFVGSNLPHVWHNNNQYFNHELENAHARSVSLFVHPEKILHIFKEPENIQRLKNFFLLSKRGMKFGLPTKLAVSKLLIKAVSETDEIKILIVVLEILNLLCHAKDYQLLSSPGYTNNYQLKDNDKMDRVLKYIFDNFNTEILLDEVAEMSHMNKYAFCRYFKSRTQKTFVTFVNEVRIGHACKLLAETDQPISDLAYCCGFNNLSNFNKFFKMAKGVTPRTYKKMLLLN, encoded by the coding sequence ATGATGAAGCCTGTATTTGCTAAAATACTTGATGGTAAAATAAATGACACCTATGGCCTAAAGGTGATAGACGTACCTTTTTTTTCTACCGATTTTCATTTTCATGAAGAATGTCAGCTAACTTATACCATAGAGAGCGAGGGGCGTGTCATGGTTGGCGATAGTATAGCGAATTTTAATCATGATGAGTTAATTTTTGTGGGCTCAAACCTACCTCACGTATGGCATAATAATAATCAGTATTTTAACCATGAACTGGAAAACGCTCATGCCCGTTCGGTTTCACTTTTTGTACATCCAGAAAAAATACTGCATATTTTTAAGGAACCAGAAAATATACAACGATTAAAGAATTTTTTTTTGTTGAGCAAACGAGGGATGAAATTTGGTTTGCCTACTAAATTGGCGGTGAGCAAGTTGTTGATCAAGGCGGTGTCAGAAACGGATGAAATCAAGATTCTAATAGTGGTGCTCGAAATTTTAAACCTGCTTTGCCATGCAAAAGATTATCAATTGCTTTCAAGTCCTGGCTATACCAATAATTACCAACTTAAGGATAATGATAAAATGGATAGGGTTTTAAAGTACATCTTTGATAATTTCAATACGGAAATACTGCTTGATGAGGTAGCTGAGATGAGCCATATGAATAAGTATGCCTTTTGTAGGTATTTTAAGAGCCGTACCCAAAAAACTTTCGTAACCTTTGTAAATGAGGTCAGGATTGGCCATGCGTGTAAGCTACTAGCCGAGACCGACCAACCCATAAGCGACCTTGCCTATTGCTGTGGTTTTAATAATCTTTCTAATTTTAACAAGTTTTTTAAGATGGCCAAGGGCGTTACACCCAGAACCTATAAAAAAATGCTTTTGTTGAATTGA
- a CDS encoding enolase C-terminal domain-like protein yields MINKIEVTDKRFDLVKGAGSDAIHKDPQYSYAVTQLSEGDQTGTGLAFTLGAGNDLVCKAAQFYANTLKGKEIEELMSDFGNTFRNLSNEQQFRWLGPHKGVVHLGLASVTNACYDLWAKKRGVPLWKLLIDLSPEEIVNTLDLSYLEDVMTKEEAIDLLKDQAGQKTTRTGILATGYPGYDTSVGWFNYDDEKVRENCKKAIANGFTAMKLKVGSADPKRDIRRANIVREVAGENVKVMLDANQQWTLPQAISICNELRHMNPFWVEEPTHPDDILAHQTLAKKIAPVKLALGEHVPNRIIFKNYLQSGCTGFAQVDAVRVGGVSEFITISLLCKKFNVPVVPHVGDMGQLHQHLVLFNHIAIGHEALFLEHIPHLKQHFLNPIKIEKGVYITPQEPGSSCDLK; encoded by the coding sequence ATGATTAACAAAATAGAAGTTACCGACAAACGATTCGATTTAGTAAAAGGTGCAGGAAGCGATGCCATCCATAAAGACCCTCAGTATTCTTATGCAGTAACGCAACTAAGTGAGGGAGATCAAACTGGAACCGGATTAGCATTTACACTTGGCGCAGGAAATGATTTAGTTTGTAAGGCTGCCCAATTTTATGCCAATACCCTTAAAGGAAAGGAAATAGAAGAATTGATGAGCGATTTTGGAAACACATTTCGCAACCTATCAAACGAGCAACAGTTTAGGTGGTTGGGGCCACATAAAGGCGTGGTACACCTCGGTCTTGCATCGGTAACCAATGCCTGTTACGATTTATGGGCCAAAAAACGGGGTGTTCCCTTATGGAAATTACTGATAGACCTTAGTCCTGAAGAAATTGTAAACACCTTAGATCTTTCTTACCTGGAAGATGTAATGACCAAGGAAGAGGCCATTGATTTACTGAAAGACCAGGCAGGTCAAAAAACTACTAGGACTGGTATATTAGCCACAGGCTACCCAGGTTACGATACTTCTGTGGGTTGGTTTAACTACGATGACGAAAAGGTAAGGGAAAATTGCAAAAAAGCGATTGCCAATGGCTTTACAGCCATGAAACTTAAAGTTGGCTCTGCAGACCCTAAACGAGATATACGAAGGGCAAATATTGTAAGAGAAGTTGCAGGTGAAAACGTAAAAGTGATGCTTGATGCCAATCAACAATGGACATTGCCACAAGCCATATCAATTTGTAATGAACTTAGGCACATGAATCCATTTTGGGTTGAAGAACCAACCCATCCTGATGATATCTTGGCACACCAAACCCTGGCAAAAAAAATTGCACCTGTGAAATTAGCATTAGGTGAACACGTGCCAAATAGAATTATTTTCAAAAACTACCTACAATCTGGCTGCACAGGTTTTGCCCAGGTTGATGCAGTTCGTGTTGGCGGGGTTAGCGAGTTCATTACCATCAGTTTATTGTGTAAAAAATTCAATGTTCCGGTAGTGCCACATGTTGGCGACATGGGTCAACTACACCAGCACTTGGTGCTGTTTAACCACATTGCCATAGGACATGAAGCGTTGTTTCTAGAGCATATCCCGCATTTAAAACAACACTTTCTCAACCCAATAAAAATAGAAAAAGGAGTTTATATCACGCCACAAGAACCTGGTAGCAGCTGCGATTTAAAATAA